GACGTGGAAGGGCAGTTCCGCTTTTTGAACCGGGTCTGGCGACTGGTGGCCACCTTTCAGCCCCAGGCGGTCAAAGATCTACCTAATCCTCTGCCCAAGGCCGAAAAAGACTTGCGCCGCGCCATCCACACCGCCATTGGAGCTATTACCGAGGATTTAGAGGGAGATTACCAGTTCAATACGGCGGTCTCTGAGTTGATGAAGCTGAGTAACGCCCTCCAGGACAGTAAACTCAGCGGCTCCCTGGTCTACCAGGAGGGCATCTTTACGTTGGTGAAGCTCCTGGCTCCCTTCGCCCCCCACCTCTGCGAGGAACTGTGGCAACGCTTGGGGCGATCGGGTTCGATCCATCAACAGCCCTGGCCCGTGGTCGATCCAGAAGCCCTGGTGGTGGATGAAATCACGTTGGTCATCCAGGTCATGGGCAAAACCAGGGGTACGATCCAGGTGCCCGCCGGTTCCGATCAGGGAACCCTGGAACAGTTGGCCTTAGCCTCGGAGGTGGCCCAGCGCTACATTGACGGTAAAACCATCCGCAAGACGATCGTTGTTCCTGGTAAGTTGGTGAACATTGTGGTGGGCTAGGGGGCTGGAGTCAGGGCGATCGGGTCGGGCGATCGCTCCGATCCTCTGGGGGCTAGGGTTCCGGCGATCGCCCCCCATCCCCCCGGCAAATAAACCCCTTGTTCAAGGGATACTGGCAAAACCCGGATATTGGTAACAAGAAAAAACTTTTGTCAAGGGGGTGACACCCCCCATACCCCTGTGCCATAGTAATGACTGTAGATGCACCCTGATGATCGGGGGAGTCACCGAGTGGCTCTCCTTTTTTTTGTCTTTTTGCCTTTTTGTCTTTTTGCCTGGATAGGCTCCTGGGTACAGATTTCAAACAGAACCCACCCAGCAGTCTACCCACGCTGGATCGAAGAGGCGTTAAGCCCAGGGGAATACCAGCGGCCACTGAACCGCCCCGATGGGTCCCAACCTTCCCCTTAATCCTTATCAAAAAACACCAGATAAATAAAGAGGATCACGGTAGCAGCAATAGCCGCTTCCTCTCCCCAATAACTCAAGCTTTGCAACATCCGCCCCAGGGCATAGAACAACTGCCCCACTGCCTTAAATAGCAGCAGGACTACCACCCCAGCACCCAGCGAAAGGGCGATCGCCTTTCCCGTTTTCGTCATCTTTGGAGCCTCCTAAATAAAATTCTCCACCAACCTCTGAAATCAAGGTGGGTGGAGAATTTTTCAGCAATACCCCCAGGGGAATTCGAATCCCCGTCGCCTCCGTGAAAGGGAGGTGTCCTAGGCCTCTAGACGATGGGGGCGCGTTGCTGACATTTGCAATCTTAGGACAGCCCAGAGGAATAAGTCAACCTTTTCTTTTAATTTACTTTTTCGACCTCACCCCTGGGCCAAATAAGCCTGGTATCCTAGCTGCTCCAGCTTGGCCTGCTTCTCGGTGACCTGGGTGGTGAGGCTTTGGCGGTAGGCTTGCACCTGGGCCAACAGATTCGGCTGCTGACAGGCCAGGATTTGCACCGCCAGCAAGCCTGCGTTTTTGGCATTGCCAATGGCGACAGTGGCCACGGGGATCCCCCCTGGCATCTGGACAATGGAATAGAGGGAGTCCAGCCCTTGGAGGTGACGGGTGGCCACCGGTACCCCCACCACGGGCAGAGGGGTGAGGGCCGCCACCATACCCGGCAGGTGGGCCGCTCCCCCCGCCCCAGCAATGATGACCTTGATACCCCGCCGGTGGGCCTG
Above is a window of Prochlorothrix hollandica PCC 9006 = CALU 1027 DNA encoding:
- the purE gene encoding 5-(carboxyamino)imidazole ribonucleotide mutase, with product MDPQIGIIMGSDSDLPTMAAAIAVCEEFGIAHEVAIVSAHRTPDRMVDYAQQAHRRGIKVIIAGAGGAAHLPGMVAALTPLPVVGVPVATRHLQGLDSLYSIVQMPGGIPVATVAIGNAKNAGLLAVQILACQQPNLLAQVQAYRQSLTTQVTEKQAKLEQLGYQAYLAQG